The Vicia villosa cultivar HV-30 ecotype Madison, WI linkage group LG1, Vvil1.0, whole genome shotgun sequence genome includes a region encoding these proteins:
- the LOC131644266 gene encoding protein YLS7-like, with amino-acid sequence MSFDTSPRMSYHPRPLSWIVVLVGALAIFLIYASFVLVSSPIGAHVHGYFYGIGSSEKLDLSVNDASVDKQIDASSNSRVDDSKSSFVKLPEKEGVNETSGNSLDAANTRLPAQTNSQAGSASSVTIPVEVGTDASNLTGSVRSEEPASKVSVNQSSAVFTTSNEASVTSDNSTSTAVPESVEKPDKASDAGSVNSGCDLYHGNWVHDPLGPLYTNNTCPVLTQMQNCQGNGRPDKDYENWRWKPSQCDIPRFDPRKFLELMRGKTLAFIGDSVARNQMESMLCILWQVEVPKNRGNRNMQRYYFRSASVMIVRIWSSWLVKVTSEPFNYAPAGVDKLHLDAPDVKLMEHIPNFDVVVLSSGHWFAKKSVYILNNEIVGGQLWWPDKSKQMKVNNIQAFGISVETILTALATHPTYKGLTIVRSYSPDHYEGGAWNTGGSCTGKVKPIPLGELVENGFTNTMYRQQVTGFNNAGKKGTTNTSKMKLMDITQMFQYRHDGHPGPYRSPDPNKITKRGPDGRPPPQDCLHWCMPGPVDTWNELVLEIIKREYEG; translated from the exons ATGAGTTTTGATACTTCTCCCAGAATGTCTTACCATCCAAGGCCACTTTCTTGGATTGTTGTTTTAGTAGGAGCACTCGCGATTTTCTTGATTTATGCTTCGTTTGTTCTTGTTTCGTCCCCAATTGGTGCTCATGTTCATGGGTATTTTTACGGTATAGGTAGTTCCGAGAAGTTAGATTTGTCCGTAAATGATGCTTCTGTTGATAAACAAATTGATGCTAGTTCGAACTCGCGAGTAGATGATAGTAAGTCGAGTTTTGTGAAACTTCCGGAGAAGGAGGGTGTGAATGAAACATCTGGCAATAGTTTAGATGCGGCCAATACTAGATTGCCTGCTCAAACAAATTCGCAAGCTGGTTCGGCTTCAAGTGTGACTATTCCGGTAGAAGTAGGTACCGATGCTTCTAATTTGACAGGTAGTGTTAGATCTGAGGAACCCGCTTCTAAGGTTTCAGTCAATCAGTCCAGTGCGGTATTTACGACATCAAATGAGGCTTCTGTGACTTCTGATAATTCCACATCAACAGCTGTTCCAGAATCAGTTGAGAAGCCTGATAAAGCATCTGATGCTGGTTCAGTTAATTCAG GCTGTGATCTGTACCATGGGAATTGGGTACATGATCCACTGGGACCACTATACACAAACAATACATGCCCTGTATTGACACAGATGCAAAATTGCCAGGGCAATGGGAGGCCTGACAAGGATTATGAGAATTGGCGATGGAAACCCTCTCAGTGTGACATCCCACGATTTGATCCTCGGAAATTTTTGGAGCTCATGAGAGGAAAGACCTTGGCTTTCATTGGAGATTCAGTAGCTCGAAACCAGATGGAGTCAATGCTGTGTATTCTGTGGCAG GTAGAGGTACCGAAGAATCGGGGAAATCGTAATATGCAACGATATTATTTTAGGTCCGCATCTGTAATGATAGTCAGGATATGGTCCTCATGGCTCGTCAAAGTAACATCCGAACCATTTAATTATGCTCCAGCTGGTGTGGATAAGCTCCATCTTGATGCCCCTGATGTGAAGTTAATGGAACATATCCCAAACTTTGACGTGGTCGTCCTTTCTTCCGGTCATTGGTTTGCTAAGAAGTCTGTGTACATCTTGAACAATGAGATAGTGGGAGGACAGTTGTGGTGGCCAGACAAATCTAAGCAAATGAAGGTCAACAATATTCAAGCATTTGGTATATCTGTCGAAACAATTCTTACCGCTCTTGCTACACATCCAACTTACAAAGGTCTAACAATTGTGAGGTCCTATTCGCCTGATCATTATGAGGGTGGAGCCTGGAACACCGGTGGATCATGCACTGGGAAGGTTAAGCCTATTCCACTCGGTGAACTAGTAGAGAACGGGTTCACGAACACGATGTACAGGCAACAGGTTACAGGTTTTAACAATGCTGGGAAAAAGGGTACTACAAATACATCAAAGATGAAATTAATGGACATAACTCAAATGTTTCAATACCGACATGATGGTCATCCCGGGCCTTACAGGAGCCCCGACCCAAATAAGATCACAAAACGTGGCCCAGACGGAAGGCCGCCACCACAGGATTGCTTGCATTGGTGCATGCCAGGTCCTGTTGATACCTGGAATGAACTGGTGTTGGAAATCATCAAAAGAGAATACGAAGGTTGA